TGTTTTGTGCGATGTTCTGGGTATCGACGACGGGCACGCCTTGCGCCATGACGGGGGTGAGGGTGCTGAAATGCAGACCTATCCCAAGCGTCGTGGCCAAGGCCATTCTCATGAGTAGATGTCCCATCAATCAATCTCCCTGATTGTGAATTCCATGAATGCGCCCTCGGCCATACGGGCGCTGGCCTGGGCCAGCTCTTCGGCGGAGAGAACGCGGGTCCGCGCCGCCTGAAGCCGAATACGCGCGGCGACGAGACGCACGAGTTCGGCGCGCGCATAGGTGTTGAGCGCGATGCTCTCCTGAACGTCTTCGGTCTCAGAAATCCGCTGGACGATGTCCGCGATGCGCAGGGCGGCCTGCCGGATCGCGGCAGGCGCGTTGTTGCCATAGAAGGCCGCACCATGCCCGGTGATCGAGAGGTTGGCATTGGCCAACAGAGCGGGGTCGATCGTGCCGAGCGCTTCGATCCCGCCGATGCGGCTCAGGTAGAGATTGTAGCGTTCGGGAATGACCTGGACGTAGTGCTGGGTCTCGGCGAAGGGCGGCACACCACCATATTCGAAGACGCGACCGGGTCCGGCGTTATAAGCCGCGAGGGCGTTGATGATATTGCCGTCGAAGGTGTTGAGCTGGGTCGCGAGATAGCGCGCGCCGCCATGCACCTGCAGATAGGGGCTGTCATAGTATTCCGGGTTGATGCCGAGATCGCTGGCGGTGCCCGGCATAATCTGGGTAAGGCCGAAGG
This DNA window, taken from Yoonia sp. GPGPB17, encodes the following:
- a CDS encoding lytic transglycosylase domain-containing protein — its product is MPTNDSGLTARDIVETVDREADLALQADKLAVRELIAEIEREQLETLQRILDAQTSFGGQGLLTMVSGLESGSGDPDRSVEAVYGTGEIDPNSGGAQMFGDATENIEQLIIRVAQETSGFAGVGRAGLSPVQWRALLQALIWQESRFTIGARSPVGAFGLTQIMPGTASDLGINPEYYDSPYLQVHGGARYLATQLNTFDGNIINALAAYNAGPGRVFEYGGVPPFAETQHYVQVIPERYNLYLSRIGGIEALGTIDPALLANANLSITGHGAAFYGNNAPAAIRQAALRIADIVQRISETEDVQESIALNTYARAELVRLVAARIRLQAARTRVLSAEELAQASARMAEGAFMEFTIREID